One Brassica napus cultivar Da-Ae chromosome A1, Da-Ae, whole genome shotgun sequence genomic region harbors:
- the LOC106373402 gene encoding probable hexokinase-like 2 protein, translating into MSRKVVVVAVTAATVAAAVIIGRWMRRKERRRKQTQRILRKFARECATPVSKLWTVAEAMVADMAASLAATTAAESRGSLNMLVSFAGSLPSGDEKGLHYGANLRGKELLLLRGTLGGNEEPISDIHKQEISIPKDVLNGSFKELCDFISLEQVKFRGMNPGEETEDVKNLGFTLTRYVEEIRSGSISAIHRKSLADGDDDKVLKEFVNDMNESLDRHGLKIRMNMALVDDTIGILAGGRYYHKDTVAAVTLGMGTNAAYIEQAQEVLRWKSTIPNEQQEIVISTEWGDFRSCHLPLTEFDAALDAESLNPGSHVFEKMVSGGYLGDIVRRVLLRMSEESALFGDILPPKLKTPYILGSPDMAAMHQDISEDRDIVNKKLKEVFGIMDSTLAAREVVVEVCDVVAERAARVAGAGIVGMIKKLGRLEKKMSIVIVEGGLYDHYRVFRNYLHSSVWEMLGDELSDHVVIEHSHGGSGAGALFFAACGNVKI; encoded by the exons ATGAGTAGGAAAGTGGTGGTTGTGGCCGTCACTGCTGCAACGGTTGCAGCGGCTGTAATAATAGGTCGGTGGATGCGTAGGAAGGAGCGGCGGCGGAAACAGACGCAGCGCATTTTGAGGAAATTTGCTAGAGAATGTGCTACGCCGGTTTCGAAGCTGTGGACGGTGGCGGAAGCCATGGTCGCCGATATGGCCGCCTCTCTCGCAGCCACCACCGCCGCCGAGAGTCGCGGTTCCCTCAACATGCTCGTTTCGTTCGCCGGTTCTCTCCCTTCAGG TGATGAGAAGGGGTTACATTATGGAGCAAACTTGCGAGGCAAGGAACTTCTATTGTTACGTGGAACTTTAGGAGGTAACGAAGAGCCTATTTCCGATATACATAAGCAGGAGATTTCGATCCCTAAGGATGTTTTAAATGGTTCTTTCAAG gaGTTGTGCGATTTCATATCCTTGGAGCAAGTTAAATTCCGTGGGATGAATCCTGGCGAAGAAACTGAAGACGTTAAGAATCTAGGGTTTACGTTAACACGCTATGTCGAGGAGATTAGATCAGGTTCAATCTCGGCTATACATAGAAAGAGTTTAGCAGATGGTGATGATGACAAGGTTTTGAAGGAGTTTGTGAATGATATGAATGAATCATTGGATAGACACGGTCTGAAAATTCGGATGAACATGGCGCTG GTGGATGACACAATAGGAATATTAGCTGGAGGAAGGTACTATCACAAGGATACTGTGGCTGCGGTTACTTTAGGTATGGGAACCAACGCTGCTTACATCGAACAAGCTCAAGAGGTTTTGAGATGGAAATCAACGATACCAAACGAGCAACAAGAGATT GTTATTAGCACCGAGTGGGGAGATTTCAGATCTTGTCATCTTCCTCTAACTGAATTTGATGCTGCTCTTGATGCGGAAAGCTTGAATCCAGGAAGCCAC GTATTTGAGAAGATGGTGTCTGGAGGATACTTAGGGGACATAGTGAGAAGAGTTTTGCTAAGAATGTCTGAAGAATCTGCTCTATTTGGAGATATACTGCCTCCAAAGCTCAAAACTCCTTACATTTTAGG GTCGCCGGATATGGCTGCCATGCATCAAGATATATCTGAAGACCGAGACATCGTAAACAAAAAGCTCAAGGAAGTTTTCGGG ATCATGGACTCAACTCTTGCGGCGAGAGAAGTGGTGGTTGAAGTGTGCGATGTAGTAGCGGAAAGAGCGGCTCGTGTGGCAGGAGCAGGAATAGTTGGGATGATAAAGAAGCTGGGAAGgttggagaagaagatgagcATTGTAATAGTTGAAGGAGGACTTTATGATCATTACAGGGTATTTAGAAACTATCTTCATAGCAGTGTTTGGGAAATGCTTGGCGACGAGTTATCAGATCATGTCGTCATCGAACATTCTCACGGTGGATCTGGTGCCGGAGCCCTTTTCTTTGCCGCTTGCGGTAACGTCAAAATCTAG